From Gigantopelta aegis isolate Gae_Host chromosome 11, Gae_host_genome, whole genome shotgun sequence, the proteins below share one genomic window:
- the LOC121385657 gene encoding O-acyltransferase like protein-like, translated as MNKHLGHSISEVFLCFAIQRNLERILGEGNPNYLFCLNGVRVLSITWIVLGNTVSFLYREPNVVANVVEVPEAAQRFVFQFVINATFAADTFFILSGTLLAYNWMKQEEKKNKFTVKQLLMMYFHRFVRIAPCYYVLIMTYTNLLPYFGEGPGWKYTSDSIRQCKDHWWANALFISNFYKADDMCMTWTYYLVNDFQFYLISPIVLIPLSRCPPLAFVLIILLVLTQIVTTAVFNKNINGNILRMTGGFFEDIYAKPYCRVGVFAIGIALGYAIYMAGRHVYFRKTPLVVGWCVALCTLSVVVFITYDENRVGGTHWTGTQTAVYEALSRPAWGLGVSWIIFCCCIGQGGIADKILSWNVFLPLCRITYGIYLLHPLLIVLIVDTSKTLIYLDATSVLNLFVFILVISMGLALMFMASVEGPIIRLETLLLH; from the exons ATGAACAAACATTTAG GTCATTCGATCTCCGAGGTGTTTCTGTGTTTTGCCATTCAACGCAATCTGGAGCGCATACTGGGGGAGGGAAATCCCAACTACCTGTTCTGTCTGAACGGAGTGCGCGTGCTCAGTATCACGTGGATCGTGCTGGGCAACACCGTCAGCTTCCTGTACAGAGAACCCAACGTTGTCG cCAATGTCGTAGAAGTTCCGGAAGCTGCGCAAAGATTCGTTTTCCAGTTCGTCATCAATGCCACGTTCGCCGCTGATACTTTCTTCATTCTGAg TGGGACGCTACTCGCCTACAACTGGATGAAGCAGGAAGAAAAGAAGAACAAGTTCACAGTGAAGCAACTTCTTATGATGTACTTccatcgctttgtcag AATCGCTCCGTGTTACTACGTGTTGATTATGACGTATACGAACCTACTGCCGTATTTCGGGGAAGGACCAGGCTGGAAGTACACCAGCGATTCAATACGTCAGTGCAAGGACCACTGGTGGGCCAACGCCCTCTTCATCAGCAACTTCTACAAAGCAGACGACATG TGTATGACGTGGACCTATTACCTGGTGAACGACTTCCAGTTTTACCTGATTTCACCGATAGTGCTGATACCGCTGTCGAG ATGTCCGCCACTCGCCTTCGTGTTGATAATACTGCTTGTTCTCACTCAAATCGTCACCACTGCTGTCTTCAATAAAAACATCAACGGTAACATCCTAAG aATGACAGGAGGGTTTTTTGAGGATATCTACGCCAAACCTTACTGTCGTGTTGGAGTATTCGCCATTGGTATTGCTCTGGGCTACGCCATATACATGGCTGGGAGGCACGTGTACTTCAGAAAG ACTCCACTGGTTGTCGGGTGGTGTGTTGCGCTGTGCACGCTGTCAGTTGTGGTGTTTATAAcgtacgacgagaatcgagtagGCGGAACCCACTGGACTGGTACCCAGACCGCGGTGTACGAGGCGCTGTCTCGTCCCGCTTGGGGATTGGGAGTGTCCTGGATCATATTCTGCTGCTGTATCGGACAAGGAG GTATCGCAGACAAGATTCTGTCGTGGAACGTGTTTCTTCCCCTGTGTAGGATCACGTACGGGATATATCTCCTGCACCCACTTCTCATAGTTCTAATCGTCGACACGTCCAAGACGTTAATATACCTTGATGCGACCTCCGTG ctGAATCTGTTTGTCTTCATCTTGGTGATCTCCATGGGCCTGGCGCTCATGTTCATGGCGTCAGTCGAGGGGCCGATCATCAGACTGGAAACCCTCCTCCTGCACTGA